A portion of the Actomonas aquatica genome contains these proteins:
- the ykgO gene encoding type B 50S ribosomal protein L36, protein MKVVSSIKSAKKRHPACQVVRRKGRIYVINKVEPRFKARQG, encoded by the coding sequence ATGAAAGTCGTCTCTTCTATCAAGTCCGCCAAGAAGCGCCATCCGGCGTGCCAAGTGGTTCGCCGCAAGGGCCGCATCTACGTGATCAACAAGGTCGAGCCTCGTTTCAAGGCCCGCCAGGGTTGA
- a CDS encoding type B 50S ribosomal protein L31 produces MKADTHPNLNNVCFVDVATGKKFLTRSALKSSRKETIDGVEYHVVVRDVTSDSHPAYTGEKRLVDTAGRIEKFSNKFRRQRAAAK; encoded by the coding sequence GTGAAAGCCGATACGCATCCCAATCTGAACAACGTCTGCTTCGTCGACGTCGCCACGGGTAAGAAGTTCCTCACCCGCTCCGCCCTCAAGTCCTCCCGCAAGGAGACCATTGATGGCGTTGAGTATCACGTCGTCGTTCGCGACGTCACCAGCGACTCGCATCCCGCTTACACCGGCGAGAAGCGCCTCGTCGACACCGCCGGCCGCATCGAAAAGTTCTCGAACAAGTTCCGCCGCCAGCGCGCCGCTGCCAAATAA
- a CDS encoding HAD-IB family phosphatase: MSITSSGPRLLVIDCDSTLSAIEGVDELARVRGDETFAAVEAMTHDAMDGRLAVEAVFGKRLEIIQPTAAHVAEIGQRYIDTVEPTAAATLATLCARGWTPIILSGGFRPAIRPLADMLQIERVEAVDLYFDADGNYAGYAENYPTTRSGGKPEMIRQLKAELSPQQIVMVGDGVSDLETQHDVDLFVGFGRYVAREKVKAGAAHFVTQFADLAPILG; this comes from the coding sequence GTGTCCATTACCAGTTCCGGTCCCCGTCTTCTTGTCATCGATTGTGACAGCACGCTCAGCGCCATCGAGGGTGTCGACGAGCTCGCCCGCGTGCGCGGTGACGAGACCTTCGCAGCCGTCGAGGCCATGACCCACGATGCGATGGATGGGCGCCTCGCGGTGGAAGCGGTCTTCGGCAAACGCCTCGAGATTATTCAACCGACCGCGGCACACGTCGCCGAGATCGGTCAGCGTTACATCGACACAGTGGAGCCCACCGCGGCCGCCACACTTGCGACCCTCTGCGCCCGCGGTTGGACGCCCATCATTTTGAGCGGCGGCTTTCGTCCGGCTATCCGCCCGCTGGCCGACATGCTACAGATCGAGCGCGTCGAGGCAGTCGACCTGTATTTTGATGCCGACGGCAACTACGCCGGTTACGCCGAGAATTACCCGACGACCCGCTCCGGCGGAAAGCCCGAGATGATTCGCCAGTTGAAGGCCGAGCTCTCGCCTCAACAGATCGTCATGGTGGGCGACGGCGTGAGTGATCTCGAAACGCAGCATGACGTGGATCTGTTTGTGGGCTTTGGCCGATATGTGGCGCGCGAAAAGGTGAAGGCGGGTGCAGCGCATTTTGTCACGCAGTTCGCGGATTTAGCACCGATTTTGGGGTGA
- a CDS encoding putative Na+/H+ antiporter — protein MPARSSLTRLFLLALLLTGLASAAFAAGGGGHGEEVNFPLPLESYGDHGSGSILDTLKGRIAAEPFNLVATVIFFLAIVHTFLTAKFRHWAHEVEHEHAEKLKARRASEPDTDYDEDGRPDEVSFKGQILHFLGEVEAVFGIWVLVLVSALAIDKGWGTVVDYIDYGVNYTEPMFVVVIMAMASSRPVLRFARICLSAIASIGKRSIGAWWLSILIVGPVLGSFITEPAAMTIAALLLARQFYDLKPSPKFAYATIGLLFVNISVGGTFTHFAAPPVLMVAGPWEWNMPYMFTHFGWKALIGIIIATAVYYVIFKKEFKIMEERAKQEQSQSSKSRDGEPVPAWITFVQLMFMAWTVFVAHHPAFFIGGFLFFLAFAQATAHHQAKIDLKPPLLVGFFLAGLVTHGGLQGWWIEPVLKSLGEVPLFTGATVLTAFNDNAAITYLATLVPGFTEELKYAVVAGAVTGGGLTVIANAPNPAGQSILQRYFPSGVSPLGLLAGALFPTLVMSACFLLFGTL, from the coding sequence ATGCCTGCACGGTCATCCCTTACCCGCCTGTTCCTCCTTGCACTTTTACTGACTGGTCTAGCTTCCGCTGCTTTCGCCGCTGGTGGTGGTGGCCATGGAGAGGAGGTCAACTTTCCGCTGCCGCTGGAGTCTTACGGCGACCATGGCAGTGGTAGCATTTTGGATACATTGAAGGGCCGCATTGCGGCGGAGCCCTTCAATCTGGTGGCGACGGTCATCTTCTTTTTGGCCATTGTGCACACCTTTCTCACCGCCAAGTTCCGTCACTGGGCGCATGAAGTGGAGCACGAACATGCGGAGAAATTGAAAGCCCGCCGTGCCAGCGAACCGGATACGGACTACGACGAAGACGGACGCCCCGATGAAGTCAGCTTCAAGGGGCAGATCCTGCACTTCCTCGGCGAAGTGGAGGCCGTGTTTGGTATCTGGGTGTTGGTCCTGGTGAGCGCGCTGGCCATCGACAAAGGCTGGGGCACGGTCGTCGACTACATCGACTACGGGGTGAATTACACCGAACCGATGTTTGTGGTCGTGATCATGGCCATGGCGTCGTCCCGCCCGGTGCTGCGCTTTGCGCGCATCTGTCTCTCCGCCATCGCATCCATCGGCAAACGTTCTATTGGCGCGTGGTGGCTTTCGATTCTCATTGTGGGACCGGTGCTCGGTTCCTTCATCACCGAGCCCGCGGCCATGACGATCGCGGCGCTGCTCCTCGCGCGTCAGTTCTACGACCTGAAGCCGTCGCCCAAGTTTGCCTACGCGACGATCGGCCTGCTCTTCGTGAACATCTCGGTGGGTGGCACCTTCACCCACTTTGCGGCTCCGCCCGTGCTGATGGTGGCCGGTCCTTGGGAGTGGAACATGCCTTACATGTTCACCCACTTTGGTTGGAAGGCCCTCATCGGCATCATCATAGCGACCGCCGTCTACTACGTGATCTTTAAGAAGGAATTTAAGATCATGGAAGAACGCGCCAAGCAGGAGCAATCGCAGTCCAGCAAGTCTCGCGATGGCGAGCCCGTGCCGGCGTGGATCACCTTCGTGCAGCTCATGTTCATGGCGTGGACTGTGTTTGTCGCTCACCATCCGGCGTTCTTCATTGGCGGCTTCCTCTTCTTCCTCGCCTTCGCCCAAGCGACCGCCCACCACCAGGCCAAGATCGACCTCAAGCCGCCGTTGTTGGTCGGCTTCTTCCTCGCGGGTCTGGTGACCCACGGTGGCCTGCAAGGCTGGTGGATTGAGCCGGTGCTTAAGAGTCTCGGTGAGGTGCCGCTCTTCACTGGCGCCACGGTGCTGACGGCCTTCAACGACAACGCCGCCATCACTTATCTTGCTACGCTCGTCCCCGGCTTCACCGAGGAATTGAAATATGCAGTGGTCGCCGGTGCCGTTACGGGCGGTGGTCTCACCGTGATCGCCAACGCGCCGAATCCGGCGGGCCAGTCCATCCTGCAGCGTTACTTCCCGAGCGGTGTCTCGCCGCTGGGTCTCTTGGCCGGTGCGCTTTTCCCGACCTTGGTGATGAGCGCCTGCTTCCTGCTTTTCGGCACCCTCTGA
- a CDS encoding Glu/Leu/Phe/Val dehydrogenase has product MKTSKSMSKVIISSLYQSDVFKMACRQFDQAADAISLPEEIRDRTKYPRRSFAVSLPIRRDDGTVTVYEGYRVQHNLSTGPSKGGIRFHQHVTIGEVAALAMWMSWKCSLVGLPYGGAKGGVIVNPDQLTDRELERLARRYMQELIPFIGPDVDVPAPDMGTTEQMMGWMMDTYSNHVGHIEPSIVTGKPISLGGSQGRREATGAGVAYLVKQYLEDMRIPIKDATVAIQGFGNVGSEAAFALEDYGAKIIAISDYTGGIYNAKGINTRKAAQYVQYTRVLKDCDEGEPITNDELLTTKCTVLIPAALPRVITPKNAPKLQCRMLAEAANGPTTVQADRIIEKRGDIEIIPDVLCNAGGVIVSYFEWLQNKQNYYWDRDEVMTKLFRILEKAKVSVDKQQRAFGFSRRLAAQTLGIQRVADAKSGRGLFP; this is encoded by the coding sequence ATGAAAACCTCAAAATCGATGTCCAAAGTCATCATCTCGTCCCTCTATCAGTCGGACGTATTTAAAATGGCGTGCCGTCAGTTCGACCAGGCCGCCGACGCTATCAGTCTCCCGGAGGAGATTCGTGACCGCACCAAGTATCCGCGCCGGTCCTTTGCCGTATCGTTGCCCATTCGGCGCGACGACGGCACGGTGACCGTCTACGAGGGTTACCGGGTGCAGCACAACCTCTCCACCGGTCCGTCCAAAGGCGGCATTCGCTTCCATCAACACGTGACGATCGGCGAAGTCGCCGCCTTGGCCATGTGGATGAGCTGGAAGTGTTCGCTCGTCGGTCTGCCCTACGGCGGTGCCAAGGGCGGTGTCATTGTAAACCCCGACCAGCTTACCGATCGTGAATTGGAGCGGCTCGCGCGCCGCTACATGCAGGAACTCATCCCCTTCATCGGTCCCGATGTGGACGTGCCCGCGCCCGACATGGGCACGACCGAACAGATGATGGGTTGGATGATGGACACTTACTCCAATCACGTGGGCCATATCGAACCGTCCATCGTGACCGGAAAACCGATCTCCCTCGGCGGTTCCCAAGGCCGCCGCGAGGCCACCGGCGCCGGCGTGGCGTATTTGGTAAAACAATACCTCGAGGATATGCGCATCCCGATCAAGGACGCGACCGTGGCCATCCAAGGCTTCGGCAACGTGGGTTCCGAAGCGGCCTTCGCGCTTGAGGACTACGGCGCCAAGATCATCGCGATCTCCGACTACACCGGCGGCATCTACAACGCCAAGGGCATCAACACCCGCAAGGCCGCCCAATACGTGCAATACACCCGCGTGCTCAAGGACTGCGACGAAGGTGAACCGATCACCAACGACGAGCTGCTCACCACCAAGTGCACCGTGCTCATTCCTGCCGCCCTGCCCCGCGTGATCACGCCCAAGAACGCCCCGAAGCTGCAGTGCCGCATGCTCGCCGAAGCCGCTAACGGTCCCACCACCGTCCAGGCCGACCGCATCATCGAAAAGCGCGGCGACATCGAAATCATCCCCGACGTGCTCTGTAATGCCGGCGGTGTGATCGTCTCCTACTTCGAGTGGCTGCAGAACAAGCAGAACTATTATTGGGACCGCGATGAGGTCATGACCAAGCTGTTCCGCATTCTCGAAAAGGCGAAGGTCTCGGTCGACAAACAGCAGCGCGCCTTCGGCTTCAGTCGCCGCCTCGCCGCGCAAACGCTGGGTATCCAGCGTGTCGCTGACGCTAAGTCCGGCCGCGGCCTCTTCCCCTGA
- a CDS encoding HAD family hydrolase, whose protein sequence is MTITPDQLGMLFDWDGVIIDSSRQHEESWERLAAEEGKALPDDHFVKGFGKKNEFIIPNLLGWATGPAEVHRLSLRKEALYREIVVEKGLEALPGVHTFLDRLRAAGIPTCVGSSTHRQNIDTILEVMGFTGLFDDIVTAEDVSEGKPHPEVFLKAAGKIDRPPERCVVFEDAFAGIDAARAGGIKVVGVATTHDAATLAPRVDRVVHQLDELSIENLCALVTAR, encoded by the coding sequence ATGACCATTACACCCGATCAATTGGGCATGCTGTTCGACTGGGACGGCGTTATCATCGATTCCTCCCGGCAGCACGAAGAGAGCTGGGAACGCCTCGCCGCCGAGGAAGGTAAGGCGCTGCCAGACGATCACTTCGTCAAAGGCTTCGGCAAGAAGAACGAGTTCATCATCCCCAACCTCCTGGGCTGGGCGACGGGCCCAGCTGAGGTGCACCGCCTGTCCCTGCGCAAAGAAGCGCTCTATCGCGAGATCGTGGTGGAGAAAGGACTCGAGGCGCTGCCCGGCGTGCACACCTTTCTCGACCGCCTGCGGGCCGCGGGCATCCCGACCTGTGTGGGCTCCTCCACCCACCGGCAAAACATCGACACGATCCTCGAAGTGATGGGCTTCACTGGCCTGTTCGACGACATCGTCACGGCCGAGGACGTGAGTGAGGGCAAACCGCACCCCGAGGTCTTCCTCAAAGCGGCGGGCAAAATCGATCGGCCGCCGGAGCGCTGTGTGGTCTTCGAAGACGCCTTTGCCGGCATCGACGCCGCCCGCGCCGGCGGCATCAAAGTCGTGGGCGTCGCCACCACGCACGACGCCGCGACGCTCGCGCCCCGCGTCGACCGTGTCGTGCATCAACTGGACGAGTTGTCGATTGAGAATCTTTGCGCATTGGTAACAGCTAGATGA
- the uvrB gene encoding excinuclease ABC subunit UvrB encodes MSLFQLAADYQPTGDQPQAIEALVNSINAGNQAQTLLGVTGSGKTFTMANVIARCDRPTLIISHNKTLAAQLFSEFKNFFPNNAVEYFVSYYDYYQPEAYISSSDTYIEKDSSINEEIERLRIAATSALVSRRDVIVVASVSCIYGLGSPEDFTTLRVELRRGGLMPRQELLERLVDNLYERNDYDLKRGRFRVRGDVIDIMPAYSEQGLRVELWGDEVEAISEFDPLTGNTLRELQQFDLYPANQYVTTKGKLDAAVGAIKTELDQRVAQFEAEGKYLEAQRIRMRTNYDLEMLQEMGFCNGIENYSMHLSARKPGERPFCLIDFFPEDFMLFIDESHATVPQIGGMFNGDKARKTVLVDHGFRLPSALENRPQSFAEFEQITGQTLYVSATPAKYEMERSAVVAEQVIRPTGLLDPEIVLRPTKGQVEDLMGEIRAAVEAGERVLVTTLTKRLSEDLTSYLREAGVRVEYLHSDIDAIERVEILRNLRLGNFDVLIGINLLREGLDLPEVALVAILDADKEGFLRSATSLIQTAGRAARHERGRVIFYADNQTDSIKHTLAVTMDRREKQIAYNEAHGITPRSVVRAAQASLHVYDGSGRGVDEEAAVAEGSDEDVSAVIEELEVEMTEASGRLEFERAALLRDQIEALKTGDYKKLAKVSDQAARGGRKKGKGKGGVYRGGKWRK; translated from the coding sequence ATGAGCCTCTTCCAACTTGCCGCCGATTATCAGCCGACTGGGGACCAGCCCCAAGCGATCGAAGCCTTGGTCAACTCGATCAATGCGGGTAACCAGGCGCAGACGCTGCTCGGCGTCACGGGCAGCGGCAAGACCTTCACGATGGCCAACGTCATTGCGCGCTGTGACCGGCCGACGCTCATCATTTCGCACAACAAGACCCTGGCGGCGCAGCTCTTCTCGGAGTTCAAAAACTTCTTCCCGAACAACGCGGTCGAATACTTCGTTTCCTACTACGACTACTACCAGCCCGAGGCCTACATCTCGTCGTCGGACACCTACATCGAGAAGGATTCGTCCATCAACGAGGAGATCGAGCGCCTGCGCATCGCCGCGACCAGTGCGCTGGTGTCGCGCCGCGATGTGATTGTGGTCGCGTCCGTCTCCTGCATCTACGGCCTCGGTTCGCCGGAGGATTTCACCACGCTGCGTGTCGAACTGCGACGCGGCGGACTCATGCCGCGACAGGAGTTGTTGGAACGACTCGTCGACAACCTTTACGAGCGGAACGACTACGACCTGAAACGCGGTCGTTTCCGCGTGCGGGGTGACGTCATCGACATCATGCCGGCCTACAGCGAACAGGGCCTGCGCGTGGAGCTGTGGGGCGACGAGGTCGAGGCGATCAGCGAGTTTGATCCGCTCACCGGAAACACCCTGCGCGAGCTGCAGCAGTTTGATCTGTATCCTGCGAATCAATACGTGACCACCAAGGGCAAGCTCGATGCCGCGGTCGGTGCAATCAAGACGGAGCTGGATCAGCGCGTGGCGCAGTTTGAAGCGGAGGGCAAATACCTCGAGGCACAGCGCATCCGCATGCGCACCAACTACGACCTCGAGATGCTGCAGGAGATGGGGTTCTGCAACGGCATCGAGAACTACTCGATGCACCTCTCAGCTCGTAAACCCGGGGAACGCCCCTTCTGCCTGATCGATTTCTTCCCCGAGGACTTCATGCTCTTCATCGACGAGAGCCATGCGACCGTGCCGCAGATCGGCGGCATGTTCAACGGCGACAAGGCGCGCAAAACGGTGCTGGTTGACCACGGGTTCCGTCTGCCGTCGGCTCTCGAAAATCGTCCGCAGTCCTTCGCGGAGTTCGAACAAATCACCGGACAAACCCTCTACGTCTCAGCCACCCCGGCCAAATACGAGATGGAGCGTTCGGCCGTGGTCGCGGAGCAGGTGATTCGACCGACGGGGCTGCTGGATCCGGAAATCGTGCTGCGGCCGACGAAGGGCCAGGTGGAAGACCTGATGGGCGAAATCCGCGCCGCCGTCGAAGCCGGTGAACGCGTGTTGGTCACGACGCTCACCAAACGCCTTTCCGAGGACCTCACCAGCTACCTGCGCGAAGCGGGTGTGCGGGTGGAATACCTGCACTCCGATATCGATGCGATCGAGCGCGTCGAGATCCTGCGCAATCTACGGCTGGGCAACTTCGATGTGCTGATCGGCATCAACCTGCTGCGCGAAGGTCTCGATCTGCCGGAAGTGGCGTTGGTGGCCATTCTCGACGCCGACAAAGAGGGTTTCCTGCGCAGCGCCACGTCGCTCATCCAGACGGCCGGCCGCGCCGCGCGTCACGAACGCGGTCGCGTGATCTTTTACGCCGACAATCAGACCGACTCCATCAAGCACACGCTCGCAGTGACGATGGACCGTCGCGAGAAGCAGATCGCCTACAACGAAGCGCACGGCATCACACCGCGCAGTGTGGTGCGCGCCGCGCAGGCGAGCTTGCACGTTTATGACGGTAGCGGTCGCGGCGTGGACGAAGAGGCGGCGGTCGCCGAGGGCAGCGACGAGGATGTGTCGGCGGTGATCGAGGAGCTCGAGGTCGAGATGACCGAAGCATCCGGTCGCTTGGAATTTGAGCGGGCGGCGCTGCTGCGCGATCAGATCGAGGCGCTCAAAACCGGCGACTACAAGAAGCTCGCCAAAGTGAGCGACCAAGCCGCCCGTGGGGGCCGCAAAAAAGGCAAAGGCAAGGGCGGCGTCTATCGTGGTGGCAAGTGGCGGAAGTAG
- a CDS encoding response regulator transcription factor encodes MPAPASVLVVDDTPANIGVLLEALGDSGYEVLVAESGQSALAQLEHSVPDLILLDVMMPGLDGFETCARLKRHPKWRTIPVLFMTAVDEPEQKVRAFTAGAVDYIVKPFFEQEVLARVQTHLELLTLRRNLEDELALRIDAENQLAKSLDRAVVITDMDNEVVFTTRLAESLLHRHCADYGIVGKLPASLSRADCGLHLRRFTEPGRDDLHFFVLEEKAPSPNPSALLQLGLTAREAEVLWWIAQGKSNPDIATILGAGVRTIHKHVENIFRKLGCETRAAAAVTAQDMLRPS; translated from the coding sequence ATGCCAGCCCCCGCCAGCGTTCTCGTCGTCGACGATACCCCCGCCAACATCGGTGTCCTCTTGGAGGCACTCGGCGACTCCGGCTATGAAGTTTTGGTCGCCGAGAGTGGCCAGAGTGCCCTCGCCCAGCTGGAGCACAGCGTGCCTGACCTCATCTTACTGGATGTGATGATGCCCGGTCTCGACGGATTTGAGACCTGCGCGCGCCTGAAGCGACACCCCAAATGGCGCACCATTCCGGTGCTCTTCATGACGGCGGTCGACGAGCCCGAGCAGAAGGTCCGTGCCTTCACCGCCGGCGCCGTCGATTACATCGTAAAACCCTTCTTCGAGCAGGAGGTGCTCGCCCGCGTGCAGACCCACCTCGAGTTGCTCACCCTGCGCCGCAACCTCGAGGACGAACTCGCGCTGCGCATCGACGCCGAGAACCAACTCGCCAAATCGCTCGACCGCGCCGTCGTCATCACCGACATGGACAACGAGGTCGTCTTCACCACCCGCCTCGCCGAGTCGCTTCTGCACCGCCACTGCGCCGATTACGGCATCGTGGGCAAACTTCCCGCCAGTCTCTCGCGCGCCGACTGCGGCCTGCACCTGCGCCGCTTCACCGAGCCGGGTCGCGACGACCTGCATTTCTTCGTGCTCGAGGAAAAGGCCCCTTCGCCCAACCCCTCCGCGTTGCTGCAGCTCGGCCTCACTGCCCGCGAGGCGGAGGTCCTCTGGTGGATCGCCCAGGGCAAGAGCAATCCCGACATCGCCACCATCCTCGGCGCCGGCGTGCGCACCATCCACAAGCACGTGGAAAACATCTTCCGCAAACTCGGCTGCGAAACCCGCGCCGCCGCCGCCGTCACCGCCCAGGACATGCTGCGCCCGTCGTAA